The following are encoded in a window of Solidesulfovibrio magneticus RS-1 genomic DNA:
- a CDS encoding 4Fe-4S binding protein — MSVSELFEEACTGLKSLFVGLGITGKAFCQPQVTVIYPKQEVDNLSTFRGHVELVGKEDDPSVPRCVACGACVKACPSDCLTILCPVPAKEGQEDAPMAMGPAPQKGSKTPGAVIVDFSLCSLCGQCAKTCPVDSLRFSDNPYMVALDRKEFRIDLMARLKRQAEEE, encoded by the coding sequence ATGTCGGTGAGTGAACTGTTCGAGGAAGCCTGTACCGGCCTCAAGAGCCTGTTTGTGGGCCTTGGCATCACGGGCAAGGCCTTCTGCCAGCCCCAGGTGACGGTGATCTATCCCAAGCAAGAGGTGGACAACCTGTCGACCTTCCGGGGCCATGTCGAACTCGTGGGCAAGGAAGACGACCCGTCCGTGCCGCGCTGCGTGGCTTGCGGGGCCTGCGTCAAGGCCTGTCCGTCGGATTGCCTGACCATACTGTGTCCGGTTCCGGCCAAGGAGGGCCAGGAAGACGCGCCGATGGCCATGGGGCCGGCTCCGCAAAAGGGCAGCAAGACGCCCGGCGCGGTGATCGTGGATTTTTCCCTGTGCAGCCTGTGCGGCCAATGCGCCAAGACCTGCCCGGTGGATTCGCTGCGGTTTTCCGACAATCCGTACATGGTGGCCCTGGATCGCAAGGAGTTTCGCATCGACCTCATGGCCCGCCTCAAGCGCCAGGCCGAGGAGGAATAG
- the nuoH gene encoding NADH-quinone oxidoreductase subunit NuoH, whose protein sequence is MSPDLLSFDHPLTRLVVGLLCVFAFVGLNGLVLVWVERKVAGHVQLRPGPLHVGPYGLLQPIVDAVKLVGKQLAMPAGADKYLYWAAPLLAFAPVTVCFLPLPFDPDLAPMRLNIGLVLILAFSGLGVLSLILAGWGSNNKWGLLGAARAVAQSVAYEVPLLLAVMSVAITAGSLDLYEITGKQGGWPWQWYGVQNPLAFFIFLVCAVAETNRAPFDLPEAESELTAGFHTEYSGMGFGLFFLAEYANMIVVSGVAAALFLGGWQGPFLSGILWFLVKVYAILLLMIWMRWTYPRVRFDQLLNLSWKWLTPLAIIDLALVVIIKGIGG, encoded by the coding sequence ATGAGCCCCGACCTTTTAAGCTTCGACCATCCCCTGACGCGTCTCGTCGTCGGGTTGTTGTGCGTGTTCGCCTTCGTGGGCTTAAACGGCCTCGTCCTCGTCTGGGTGGAGCGCAAGGTGGCCGGCCATGTGCAGTTGCGGCCCGGCCCCCTGCATGTTGGCCCCTACGGCCTGCTCCAGCCCATCGTGGACGCGGTCAAACTGGTGGGCAAGCAGCTGGCTATGCCGGCCGGCGCGGACAAGTACCTCTACTGGGCCGCGCCGCTTCTGGCCTTCGCCCCGGTGACGGTGTGCTTTCTGCCGCTGCCCTTTGACCCCGACCTCGCGCCCATGCGCCTGAACATCGGCCTGGTGCTGATCCTGGCCTTCTCGGGCCTGGGCGTGCTGTCGCTGATCCTGGCCGGCTGGGGCTCCAACAACAAATGGGGCCTGCTTGGCGCGGCCCGGGCCGTGGCCCAGTCCGTGGCCTACGAAGTGCCGCTGCTTCTGGCCGTCATGTCTGTCGCCATCACCGCCGGGTCGCTGGATCTCTACGAGATCACGGGCAAGCAGGGCGGCTGGCCCTGGCAGTGGTACGGCGTGCAGAACCCGTTGGCCTTTTTCATCTTCCTGGTCTGCGCCGTGGCCGAGACCAACCGCGCGCCCTTCGATTTGCCCGAGGCCGAATCCGAGCTGACGGCCGGTTTCCACACGGAATATTCCGGCATGGGCTTTGGCCTGTTCTTCCTGGCGGAATACGCCAACATGATCGTGGTTTCCGGCGTTGCCGCCGCGCTCTTTCTCGGCGGCTGGCAGGGGCCGTTTTTGTCCGGCATCCTGTGGTTTCTGGTCAAGGTCTACGCCATTTTGCTGCTCATGATCTGGATGCGCTGGACCTATCCCCGCGTGCGTTTCGACCAGCTGCTCAATCTGAGCTGGAAGTGGCTCACGCCGCTGGCGATCATCGATCTGGCGCTGGTGGTCATCATCAAGGGCATCGGAGGCTGA
- a CDS encoding NADH-quinone oxidoreductase subunit D, with translation MQAFDTAQLPRDPSSVRFEPGPTEDKLILSMGPQHPSTHGVLRILLELDGEYIVRAEPVLGYIHRMHEWMAEQKTYFQFMPNMGRVDYLHAMAWNWAYAGAVERLAGIEVPERGEHIRVAVTELNRISSHLLWWGAYLLDLGAFTPIMYAFDDREILLDILQAVTGSRLTYSYFTFGGVYNDVPGDFAPRCLAFTKHLRSRLPMYRDLVTDNVILRGRCEGIGEMDVDLARRYGATGPVIRGSGAPVDTRRAEPYSVYGKFDFRIPAYSQGDAMARYMVRMDELETSCDIIDQAVSELPDGPCSAKAPKTLKPPKGEACYAVEGARGKILVHVRSDGGPKPYRVKLRAPGFSNLSVFCELARGTLLADAVSILGSLDLVIPEIDR, from the coding sequence ATGCAAGCTTTTGACACCGCCCAATTGCCGCGCGACCCCTCGTCGGTGCGCTTCGAGCCGGGTCCCACCGAAGACAAGCTTATTTTGAGCATGGGACCCCAGCACCCGTCCACCCACGGCGTGCTGCGCATCCTGCTCGAACTCGACGGCGAGTACATCGTGCGGGCCGAACCCGTGCTTGGCTACATTCACCGGATGCACGAGTGGATGGCTGAACAAAAGACCTACTTCCAGTTCATGCCCAACATGGGTCGGGTGGACTACCTCCACGCCATGGCCTGGAACTGGGCCTACGCCGGGGCCGTGGAACGCCTGGCCGGCATCGAGGTGCCCGAGCGCGGCGAACATATCCGCGTGGCCGTCACCGAACTCAACCGCATCAGCTCCCACCTGCTCTGGTGGGGGGCTTATCTGCTTGACCTCGGGGCGTTTACCCCCATCATGTACGCCTTCGATGACCGGGAAATCCTTCTGGACATCCTGCAGGCCGTCACCGGCTCGCGCCTGACCTATTCCTACTTTACCTTCGGCGGCGTCTACAACGACGTGCCGGGCGACTTCGCCCCGCGCTGCCTGGCCTTCACCAAGCATCTGCGCTCGCGGCTGCCCATGTACCGCGATCTGGTCACGGACAACGTGATCCTGCGCGGACGCTGCGAAGGCATCGGCGAGATGGATGTGGATCTGGCCCGCCGCTACGGGGCCACGGGACCGGTCATCCGGGGCTCGGGCGCGCCCGTGGACACCCGCCGGGCCGAACCCTACAGCGTCTACGGCAAGTTCGACTTCCGCATCCCGGCCTACAGCCAGGGCGATGCCATGGCCCGGTACATGGTGCGCATGGACGAGCTGGAAACCAGTTGCGACATCATCGACCAAGCCGTTTCCGAGCTGCCGGACGGTCCCTGTTCGGCCAAGGCCCCCAAGACCCTGAAGCCCCCCAAGGGCGAGGCCTGCTACGCCGTGGAAGGCGCGCGCGGCAAAATCCTCGTCCACGTGCGCTCCGACGGCGGCCCCAAGCCGTATCGCGTGAAGCTGCGCGCCCCGGGCTTCTCCAACCTGAGCGTCTTCTGCGAGCTGGCCAGGGGAACCCTTCTGGCCGACGCCGTGTCCATCCTGGGCAGTCTGGACCTCGTCATCCCGGAGATCGACCGATGA
- a CDS encoding NADH-quinone oxidoreductase subunit C: MIPAFVAKMGPVCSAPMDHAKTGMTLSVTVEAAKVVEAMEVLDAEGYLLEDVMASDLQDGFEITYHLSLLDGANRLVVRAMIPHDAPSLPTISAVYPGADWHERECFDFYGIRFEGHPNLHYLLLPEDFEGHPLVKADKARKSLADLMPLGYLVDCGLAEPEAEKPKPAAVKAVKPAKTEDA; encoded by the coding sequence ATGATCCCGGCCTTTGTCGCCAAGATGGGGCCGGTGTGTTCCGCGCCCATGGACCATGCCAAAACCGGCATGACCTTGTCCGTCACCGTGGAGGCCGCCAAGGTGGTGGAAGCCATGGAAGTCCTCGACGCCGAAGGCTATCTGCTCGAAGACGTCATGGCTTCCGATCTCCAGGACGGCTTTGAGATCACCTACCACTTGAGCCTGCTGGACGGGGCCAACCGCCTCGTGGTGCGGGCCATGATCCCCCACGACGCCCCAAGCCTGCCGACCATCAGCGCGGTGTATCCGGGCGCGGACTGGCACGAGCGCGAATGCTTCGATTTCTACGGCATTCGCTTCGAGGGCCACCCCAACCTGCACTATCTGCTGTTGCCCGAGGACTTCGAGGGACATCCGCTGGTCAAGGCCGACAAGGCCCGCAAGTCCCTGGCCGACCTGATGCCCCTTGGCTACCTCGTGGACTGCGGCCTGGCCGAACCCGAGGCGGAAAAGCCCAAACCCGCCGCCGTCAAGGCCGTCAAACCGGCCAAGACCGAAGACGCCTAA
- a CDS encoding NADH-quinone oxidoreductase subunit B, which translates to MAPQNPSLAPAVNTVDPALIAQPAVQKLVDVCRAMSIWPMTFGLACCAIEMMAVGMARFDIARYGAEVFRPSPRQSDLMIVAGTVNKKMAPAVVRLYEQMPAPRYVMALGNCAISGGPFNIENQYNVIQGVDTLIPVDVYVPGCPPRPEALLEGLFAIQEKMTGRRWWQVPQGGQS; encoded by the coding sequence ATGGCCCCGCAAAATCCAAGTCTCGCCCCGGCCGTAAATACGGTCGACCCGGCCCTGATCGCCCAGCCGGCGGTCCAGAAGCTGGTGGACGTGTGCCGGGCCATGTCCATCTGGCCCATGACCTTTGGCCTGGCCTGCTGCGCCATTGAAATGATGGCCGTGGGCATGGCCCGCTTCGATATCGCCCGCTACGGCGCGGAAGTCTTCCGTCCCTCGCCGCGCCAGTCCGACCTTATGATCGTGGCCGGCACGGTCAACAAGAAGATGGCCCCGGCCGTGGTGCGGCTCTACGAGCAGATGCCGGCCCCGCGCTACGTCATGGCCCTGGGCAACTGCGCCATCTCGGGCGGCCCGTTTAACATCGAAAACCAGTACAACGTCATCCAGGGCGTGGATACGCTCATCCCGGTGGACGTGTACGTGCCCGGCTGCCCGCCCCGTCCCGAGGCGCTGCTGGAAGGCCTTTTCGCCATCCAGGAGAAGATGACCGGACGGCGTTGGTGGCAGGTTCCCCAGGGAGGCCAGTCATGA
- a CDS encoding NADH-quinone oxidoreductase subunit A: MVFTWLQAAILLFFLGGVLFAAGPLVGSLLIAPKAHGGAMGESYECGVPTHGNSWIKFGINYYFYALIFLAFEVDILYLFPVAAAYASPQGLATTFKLLVFLAVLAAAVVYFMRKGVFTWPRKIQVSPRP; this comes from the coding sequence ATGGTTTTCACTTGGCTGCAAGCGGCGATACTGCTCTTTTTCCTGGGCGGCGTCCTATTTGCCGCAGGCCCGTTGGTCGGCTCGCTGCTCATCGCCCCAAAGGCGCATGGCGGGGCCATGGGCGAATCCTACGAGTGCGGCGTGCCCACCCACGGCAACTCTTGGATCAAGTTCGGCATCAATTACTACTTCTACGCCCTGATCTTCTTGGCCTTCGAGGTGGACATCCTCTACCTCTTCCCGGTGGCGGCGGCCTACGCCTCGCCCCAGGGACTGGCCACGACGTTTAAACTGTTGGTGTTTCTGGCGGTGCTGGCCGCCGCCGTCGTCTACTTCATGCGCAAGGGAGTGTTCACATGGCCCCGCAAAATCCAAGTCTCGCCCCGGCCGTAA
- a CDS encoding NADH-quinone oxidoreductase subunit N, which translates to MSIFSLLPELWLLGLVCALFVASISDKKQSVASWLPMAAGLGVLAALFALGERGEFLYAAYKLDGLSQFFKLLIAFGFAVVTGIAAGNKEGKDLTPDYFMLLALSAWGLMLLASCVELITLYLALELSSYSLYALIPLRGQDRRAAEAGIKYILFGAAVTALALFGLSYIIAAKHTTYLSGLAATSWSFADAPMAVIGLTLFLAGFFYKLALFPFHFWCPDVYQGAKNETAAYVATIPKLGAVVVLVRLAAFVAPHLEVTTILAILGAVSMTAGNLAALVQRDLKRLLGFSSVAHAGYVMLGLAAGSAAGMSAAAFYSLAYILMNLAAFYVVCAIAKNDENPSLDDLDGLYKRAPALAMILAVAAFSLVGLPPTAGFAGKLFLLSAAWDQGYHWLVIVAVLNTAISIYYYLSMVRHAYTGESDAPAIVWPRGYLIFGGALAVLVLLLGILPAPLYDLAAQAAGQLHP; encoded by the coding sequence ATGAGCATCTTCTCGCTTCTGCCCGAACTGTGGCTGTTGGGTCTGGTGTGCGCCCTTTTTGTCGCCAGCATCAGCGACAAGAAGCAGTCGGTGGCCTCCTGGCTGCCCATGGCTGCCGGCCTTGGCGTCCTGGCCGCGCTTTTCGCCCTGGGCGAACGCGGCGAGTTCCTCTACGCCGCCTACAAGCTCGACGGCCTGTCGCAGTTCTTTAAACTGCTCATCGCCTTCGGGTTCGCCGTGGTGACGGGCATCGCCGCCGGCAACAAGGAAGGCAAGGACCTGACCCCGGACTACTTCATGCTCCTGGCCCTGTCGGCCTGGGGGTTGATGCTGCTCGCCTCGTGCGTGGAACTCATCACCTTGTATCTGGCCCTGGAGTTGTCCTCCTACAGCCTCTACGCCCTGATCCCGCTTCGCGGCCAGGATCGTCGGGCGGCCGAGGCCGGCATCAAGTACATCCTCTTCGGCGCGGCCGTGACCGCCCTGGCGCTTTTCGGCCTGTCCTACATCATCGCGGCCAAGCACACGACCTACCTGTCGGGACTGGCCGCCACGTCCTGGAGCTTTGCTGACGCGCCCATGGCCGTCATCGGTTTGACCCTGTTCCTGGCCGGTTTCTTCTACAAGCTGGCGCTGTTCCCGTTCCACTTCTGGTGCCCGGACGTCTACCAGGGCGCGAAAAACGAAACCGCCGCCTACGTGGCCACCATCCCCAAGCTCGGGGCCGTGGTGGTGCTGGTGCGGCTGGCCGCCTTCGTGGCCCCCCATCTTGAGGTCACCACCATCCTGGCCATCCTCGGCGCGGTGTCCATGACCGCCGGCAACCTGGCCGCCCTGGTCCAGCGCGACCTGAAGCGCTTGCTCGGTTTCTCCTCGGTGGCCCACGCCGGCTACGTGATGCTCGGCCTTGCCGCCGGCTCGGCCGCCGGCATGTCGGCCGCCGCCTTCTACAGCCTGGCCTACATCCTCATGAACCTGGCCGCCTTCTACGTCGTGTGCGCCATCGCCAAAAACGACGAGAACCCCAGTCTCGACGACCTCGACGGCCTGTACAAGCGCGCCCCGGCCCTGGCCATGATCCTGGCCGTGGCCGCCTTCTCCCTGGTGGGGCTGCCGCCCACCGCCGGTTTCGCCGGCAAGCTGTTTTTGCTCTCGGCCGCCTGGGACCAGGGCTACCACTGGCTGGTCATCGTGGCCGTGCTCAATACGGCCATCTCCATCTACTACTACCTGAGCATGGTGCGCCATGCCTACACCGGTGAATCCGACGCGCCGGCCATCGTCTGGCCGCGCGGCTACCTGATCTTTGGCGGGGCCTTGGCCGTGCTGGTGCTGCTGCTCGGCATCCTGCCCGCGCCCCTGTACGATCTGGCCGCCCAGGCGGCCGGCCAGCTGCATCCGTAA
- a CDS encoding complex I subunit 4 family protein: MMTQNGFPVVTALIVVPLVAAVALLFMRRDWTVRMTTLAVGILECLLSLPLLGYVPDGPAFQFVEKADWLPALGMTYHLGVDGLSLYMILLTALMLPLCVLGSWTYIAKRVTEFHVCLLLMTASCIGVFAALDFVLFYVFWEAMLVPMYLLIAVWGGPRRRYASIKFFLYTLAGSTLLLAAIVAFRQVGGTFSIPELMEKSYAFKFQFWAFLAMALAFAIKVPMFPFHTWLPAAHVEAPAAGSVLLAAILLKMGTYGFLRFCLPLTPAAAETFAPLLIAVSIAGIIYGGCIALGQTDIKKLIAYSSVGHMGFVTLGIFLFSVKGVSGAILQMLNHGITTGGLFMMIGLLYERSHSREIADNQGLGKFMPAFMFLFGVFSLSSLAFPGTNSFIGEVLVLIGAFQGNPWVGFAAVPGAMLAAAYMLRLLQRVTWGEPAAYKPSWGDLGLREWVTLAPLGILVFYIGLAPALCIKTIEPSITRVLSAMEAKNTAMGLHKDMSMAERFNLAAPLAVAEAVDAVSKEHP, from the coding sequence ATGATGACCCAAAACGGATTCCCGGTAGTGACGGCGCTGATTGTCGTGCCGCTTGTCGCCGCCGTGGCGCTGCTGTTTATGCGCCGCGACTGGACGGTGCGGATGACGACCCTGGCCGTCGGCATCCTCGAATGCCTGCTTTCCTTGCCGCTTCTCGGCTATGTCCCTGACGGCCCGGCCTTCCAGTTCGTGGAAAAAGCCGACTGGCTGCCGGCCCTGGGCATGACCTACCACCTGGGCGTGGACGGCCTGAGCCTCTACATGATCCTTTTGACGGCGCTCATGCTGCCCTTGTGCGTGCTCGGGTCCTGGACCTACATCGCCAAGCGCGTCACCGAGTTCCATGTCTGCCTGCTGCTCATGACCGCCTCGTGCATCGGGGTGTTCGCGGCCCTGGACTTTGTCCTGTTCTACGTCTTCTGGGAGGCCATGCTGGTCCCCATGTACCTGCTCATCGCCGTCTGGGGCGGCCCCCGTCGGCGCTACGCCTCCATCAAGTTCTTCCTCTACACCCTGGCCGGCTCCACCTTGCTCCTGGCCGCCATCGTGGCCTTTAGGCAGGTGGGCGGCACCTTCTCCATCCCGGAGCTGATGGAAAAGAGCTACGCCTTCAAGTTCCAGTTCTGGGCCTTCCTGGCCATGGCCCTGGCCTTTGCCATCAAGGTGCCCATGTTTCCGTTCCATACTTGGCTGCCCGCCGCCCACGTCGAGGCCCCGGCCGCCGGCAGCGTGCTCCTGGCCGCCATCCTCTTAAAGATGGGCACCTACGGCTTCCTGCGCTTCTGCCTGCCGCTCACCCCGGCCGCGGCCGAGACCTTCGCGCCGCTTTTGATCGCCGTGTCCATCGCCGGCATCATCTACGGCGGCTGCATAGCCCTTGGCCAGACGGACATCAAAAAGCTCATCGCCTACTCCTCGGTGGGGCACATGGGCTTTGTGACGCTTGGCATCTTCCTGTTTAGCGTCAAAGGCGTGTCCGGCGCGATCCTGCAGATGCTCAACCACGGCATCACCACTGGTGGCCTCTTCATGATGATCGGCCTGCTCTACGAGCGCAGCCACAGCCGCGAAATCGCCGACAACCAGGGGCTGGGCAAGTTCATGCCGGCCTTCATGTTCCTGTTTGGCGTCTTCTCCCTGTCTTCCCTGGCCTTCCCCGGCACCAACAGCTTCATCGGCGAGGTGCTGGTCCTGATCGGGGCCTTCCAGGGCAACCCCTGGGTGGGCTTTGCCGCCGTGCCCGGAGCCATGCTGGCCGCCGCCTACATGCTGCGCCTGCTCCAGCGGGTGACCTGGGGCGAACCGGCCGCCTACAAGCCGTCCTGGGGCGACCTGGGACTGCGCGAGTGGGTGACGCTTGCTCCCCTTGGCATCCTGGTCTTCTACATCGGCCTGGCCCCGGCCCTTTGCATCAAAACCATCGAGCCCTCCATCACGCGGGTGCTGTCCGCCATGGAGGCCAAGAACACGGCCATGGGACTGCACAAGGACATGTCCATGGCCGAGCGGTTTAACCTGGCCGCGCCCCTGGCCGTGGCCGAGGCCGTCGACGCCGTCTCCAAGGAGCATCCATGA
- a CDS encoding Na(+)/H(+) antiporter subunit D: MAGLDQLAGIHFLHPSIGFLALALVMAFLSNERYMTWRWLLLAPPVLAIFSVMALTFGGDGARELATLHYLGQTLSLGRVDTLALVFANVFAIQSLIGFIYALHVADRGQHMAACLYIAGGFGCVFAGDYITLFIFWEVMSIGSVFLIWLRGTQAATAAGFRYFLFHIFGGLFLLAGLLLRYSELGTFAFTAVAPEAARYYDYIILIGFLVNAACVPLHAWLPDAYPEATVTGAVFMSAFTTKTAVYVLARAYAGFDILAVAGVVMCLYGVFYATIENNARRILSYHIVSQVGYMVCGIGIGTAMTIDGACAHAYAHILYKGLLFMGAGCLLYSAGTAKLTELGGLASRLPLVMICYMVGAVSISGMPLFNGFVSKTMTITGAAEAHRTWLALGMELAAVGTFLSVGIKLPYFAFWAKPKSTVELKPIPWNMYLGMAVSSLLCLGTGLFPDLLYGILPYPTDYQPYTAWHVLQACLILGFTGLGFYLMRAIIPPHASRNLDFDILYRLIGRWFVKLVSVPAAAIDNIWTDVYEKIGLKALIEAGFLTSVFDVKVIDGVLDGSAKGVREVGGATVARSQTGRLQDYLAAAVAIGLVVFVVVWLR, translated from the coding sequence ATGGCCGGCCTTGATCAGCTCGCGGGGATCCATTTCCTCCATCCTTCCATCGGGTTTCTGGCCCTGGCCCTGGTCATGGCCTTTCTGTCCAACGAACGCTACATGACCTGGCGCTGGCTGCTCCTGGCTCCGCCGGTGCTGGCCATCTTCTCGGTCATGGCCCTGACCTTTGGCGGCGACGGCGCGCGCGAACTGGCCACCCTGCACTACCTCGGCCAGACCCTGTCCCTGGGCCGGGTGGACACGTTGGCCCTGGTTTTCGCCAACGTCTTCGCCATCCAGTCGCTTATCGGCTTCATCTACGCCCTGCACGTGGCTGACCGGGGCCAGCACATGGCCGCCTGCCTCTACATCGCCGGCGGGTTTGGCTGCGTGTTCGCCGGCGACTACATTACGCTGTTCATCTTCTGGGAAGTCATGAGCATCGGCTCGGTCTTCCTCATCTGGCTGCGCGGCACCCAAGCCGCCACGGCCGCCGGCTTCCGCTACTTCCTGTTCCACATCTTCGGCGGCCTGTTCCTCCTGGCCGGCCTGCTCCTGCGTTACTCGGAACTGGGCACCTTCGCCTTCACCGCCGTCGCCCCCGAGGCCGCGCGCTACTACGACTACATCATCCTCATCGGTTTCCTGGTCAACGCCGCCTGCGTGCCGCTGCACGCCTGGCTGCCCGACGCCTACCCCGAAGCCACGGTCACCGGCGCGGTCTTCATGAGCGCCTTTACCACCAAGACCGCCGTCTACGTCCTGGCCCGGGCCTACGCCGGCTTCGACATCCTGGCCGTGGCCGGCGTGGTCATGTGCCTCTACGGCGTCTTCTACGCCACCATCGAGAACAACGCCCGGCGCATCCTGTCCTACCACATCGTCTCCCAGGTCGGGTACATGGTGTGCGGTATCGGCATCGGCACGGCCATGACCATCGACGGGGCCTGCGCCCACGCCTATGCCCACATCCTCTATAAGGGCTTGCTCTTCATGGGCGCGGGCTGCCTGCTGTACTCGGCCGGCACGGCCAAGCTCACCGAGCTTGGCGGCCTGGCCTCCCGGCTTCCGCTCGTCATGATCTGCTACATGGTCGGCGCGGTCTCCATCTCGGGCATGCCGCTTTTCAACGGCTTCGTCTCCAAGACCATGACCATCACCGGCGCGGCCGAGGCCCATCGCACCTGGCTGGCGCTGGGCATGGAGCTGGCCGCCGTGGGCACGTTCCTTTCCGTGGGCATCAAGCTGCCGTACTTCGCCTTCTGGGCCAAGCCCAAGAGCACCGTGGAATTAAAGCCCATCCCCTGGAACATGTACCTGGGCATGGCCGTCTCGTCGCTGTTGTGCCTGGGCACGGGCCTGTTTCCGGATCTGCTCTACGGGATCTTGCCGTACCCCACCGACTACCAGCCCTACACCGCCTGGCACGTGCTCCAGGCCTGCCTGATCCTGGGCTTCACCGGCCTTGGGTTCTACCTCATGCGGGCCATCATTCCGCCCCATGCCAGCCGCAACCTCGACTTTGACATCCTCTACCGCCTTATTGGCCGGTGGTTTGTGAAGCTCGTCAGCGTGCCGGCCGCCGCCATCGACAACATCTGGACCGACGTCTACGAGAAGATCGGGCTCAAGGCCCTTATCGAGGCCGGCTTTCTCACCAGCGTGTTCGACGTCAAGGTCATAGACGGCGTCCTGGACGGTTCGGCCAAGGGCGTGCGCGAGGTCGGCGGGGCGACGGTCGCCCGCAGCCAGACCGGACGGTTGCAGGATTATCTGGCCGCCGCCGTGGCCATCGGCCTGGTCGTGTTCGTGGTCGTGTGGCTGCGGTAA
- a CDS encoding monovalent cation/H+ antiporter subunit D family protein: MAASVHTVESARVLVPLVITFLAPLALWRLRKNINLREGVSFAAAALAFFSVLSMVPGVLDGVIWTYHLVTFFPGVSITFAVDGLSLIFAIVATFLWFFATSYNIGYMRSLNEHAQTRYYFCFAVAIFGAVGVAFSGTVVTLYLFYEVITVFTYPLVAHHQDEEGYKGARKYLVYLMGTSKLFLLPAMILTYVLCGTLDFNLGDISRGMFPPGADPKLVTITYFLFLYGLGKAALMPIHNWLPSAMVAPTPVSALLHAVAVVKAGVFSVSRIMLSCFGVDLLSSLGLGLITAYLAAFTIVVASIIALTKDDLKARLAYSTVSQLSYIIIGVAMLSPLAVKGGLLHIAHHAFAKITLFFAAGAIYVATHLKQIPLMDGIGRKMPFTFGAFAVAALSMIGVPPVSGFVTKWYLANGAVSIHQYILLLALLASTLLNAGYFVPVVYRAFFRPPAEGVDHSHFKEAPMVMVVPLCLTALISVLLGLFPGTFGSFTDVFGGF; this comes from the coding sequence ATGGCCGCCAGCGTGCATACCGTTGAGAGCGCCCGGGTGCTTGTGCCCCTGGTCATCACGTTCCTGGCTCCACTCGCCCTGTGGCGACTGCGTAAAAACATCAACCTCCGGGAAGGCGTCTCCTTTGCCGCCGCCGCCCTGGCTTTTTTCTCGGTCCTGTCCATGGTTCCGGGCGTCCTGGACGGCGTCATCTGGACCTACCACCTCGTCACCTTCTTCCCCGGCGTCTCCATCACCTTCGCCGTGGACGGCCTCTCGCTCATCTTCGCCATCGTGGCCACGTTTCTGTGGTTTTTCGCCACCAGCTACAACATCGGCTACATGCGATCGCTTAATGAGCACGCCCAGACGCGCTACTACTTCTGCTTCGCCGTGGCCATCTTCGGCGCGGTCGGCGTGGCCTTTTCCGGCACCGTGGTCACGCTCTACCTCTTCTACGAGGTCATCACCGTCTTCACCTATCCCCTGGTTGCCCACCATCAGGACGAAGAGGGGTACAAGGGCGCGCGCAAGTACTTGGTGTACTTGATGGGCACCTCCAAGCTGTTCCTGCTGCCGGCCATGATCCTCACCTACGTCCTGTGCGGCACGCTGGACTTCAACCTCGGCGACATCTCGCGCGGCATGTTCCCGCCGGGGGCCGATCCCAAGCTCGTGACCATCACCTACTTCCTGTTCCTCTACGGCCTGGGCAAGGCGGCGCTCATGCCCATCCACAACTGGCTGCCCTCGGCCATGGTCGCGCCCACCCCGGTCTCGGCCCTGCTGCACGCCGTGGCCGTGGTCAAGGCCGGCGTGTTCTCGGTGTCGCGCATCATGCTGTCCTGCTTCGGCGTGGATCTGCTGTCCAGCCTGGGCCTGGGACTCATCACCGCCTACCTGGCCGCCTTCACCATCGTGGTGGCCTCCATCATCGCGCTGACTAAAGACGACCTCAAAGCCCGGCTGGCCTATTCCACCGTCAGTCAGCTGTCCTACATCATCATCGGCGTGGCCATGCTCAGTCCCCTGGCCGTCAAGGGCGGGCTGCTCCACATCGCCCACCACGCCTTTGCCAAGATCACGCTCTTTTTTGCCGCCGGCGCGATCTACGTGGCCACACACCTCAAACAGATCCCGCTCATGGACGGCATCGGCCGCAAGATGCCGTTTACTTTCGGGGCCTTTGCCGTGGCCGCCCTGTCCATGATCGGCGTACCGCCGGTCTCCGGCTTCGTCACCAAATGGTATCTGGCCAACGGGGCCGTCAGCATCCATCAATACATCCTGCTGCTGGCCCTGCTCGCCTCCACGCTCTTAAACGCCGGTTACTTCGTGCCGGTGGTCTACCGGGCCTTTTTCCGGCCCCCGGCCGAGGGCGTGGATCATTCCCACTTCAAGGAGGCCCCCATGGTCATGGTGGTGCCCCTTTGCCTGACAGCGCTGATCTCCGTGCTGCTCGGGCTTTTCCCGGGAACCTTCGGCTCGTTTACCGACGTGTTCGGAGGGTTCTAG